A genome region from Salvia splendens isolate huo1 chromosome 19, SspV2, whole genome shotgun sequence includes the following:
- the LOC121778590 gene encoding bifunctional pinoresinol-lariciresinol reductase-like, which produces MAKSKVLIVGGTGYLGKRLVKASLREGHETFVLSRREIGVDIDKVEMLISFKMLGAHLVPASFSDHASLVEAVKLVDVVICAVSGVHIRSHSIMLQLNLVRAIKEAGNVKRFLPSEFGTDPARMEKATEPGNVMFQDKMVVRKAIEETGIPYTYVSANCFAGYFVGGLCQFGKILPSRDSVAIHGDGRKKAIYVVEDDVASYTIKTIDDPRTLNKTLYIRPPKNILSQREVVSIWEKLIGKELDKITISKEDFLATMKDLDYGQQVGLGHYHDVLYEGCLTNFEIGSEGEEASQLYPDVNYTAVEDYLKRYV; this is translated from the exons ATGGCGAAAAGCAAAGTGCTGATAGTTGGGGGGACTGGCTATCTCGGAAAGAGACTGGTGAAAGCTAGTTTACGTGAAGGCCATGAAACCTTCGTTCTGAGCAGGCGCGAGATTGGTGTGGACATAGACAAAGTAGAGATGTTAATATCCTTCAAAATGCTAGGAGCACACCTCGTCCCCGCCTCCTTCAGCGACCACGCCAGCCTTGTAGAAGCCGTTAAGCTCGTCGACGTCGTCATCTGCGCCGTTTCCGGGGTCCACATTCGGAGCCACAGCATCATGCTGCAGCTCAACCTTGTTCGAGCAATCAAGGAGGCTGGAAATGTCAAG AGGTTTTTGCCATCGGAATTTGGAACAGATCCGGCGAGGATGGAGAAGGCGACAGAGCCGGGAAATGTGATGTTTCAAGACAAAATGGTGGTGAGGAAAGCCATTGAAGAAACTGGGATTCCGTACACGTATGTTTCAGCTAACTGTTTCGCGGGCTATTTTGTTGGAGGTCTGTGTCAGTTTGGTAAAATCCTTCCATCAAGAGACTCCGTGGCCATACACGGAGATGGCCGTAAAAAAG CAATATATGTAGTTGAAGATGACGTAGCCAGCTACACCATAAAGACAATCGATGATCCAAGAACACTCAATAAGACGTTATATATTAGGCCTCCCAAAAACATTCTTTCTCAGAGAGAAGTTGTGAGCATATGGGAAAAGCTAATTGGAAAAGAATTGGACAAGATTACAATCTCCAAAGAAGATTTCTTAGCTACCATGAAAG ATCTTGATTATGGACAGCAAGTTGGATTAGGGCATTACCACGATGTATTGTATGAAGGATGTCTCACCAATTTTGAAATAGGAAGTGAAGGAGAAGAAGCTTCTCAACTCTACCCTGATGTCAATTATACTGCAGTGGAAGATTATCTCAAACGTTATGTCTAA
- the LOC121778549 gene encoding transmembrane protein 45A-like produces the protein MGSFPGHMVPGTLFLVVGMWHVWCSICRYVSDPETYRVRVWNPVRAFGGGFVDLCIEFLYATHLKIVVDGALNPSHVNNFEHSAMLLMFFIFGVITLLCEQTRHLPLSEGALCLIAAAAFTAEYLLFNFHSTTHKGLEGYYHRVLVLLIGLCIASTIAGALMPTSFPADLTSGIAITLQGLWFYQTAFTLYGSMMPDGCVLNIDKITCRSFEHEARGELLANLQLFIQLFGVLASASGAYVYAHPRFSH, from the exons ATGGGATCGTTTCCGGGGCATATGGTTCCAGGAACGTTGTTTTTGGTTGTTGGGATGTGGCACGTCTGGTGCTCTATATGTCGATATGTGTCGGATCCTGAGACGTACCGGGTGAGGGTTTGGAACCCGGTTCGAGCATTTGGTGGAGGCTTTGTTGATCTCTGCATAGAGTTTCTTTATGCAACCCACCTCAAGATCGTTGTTGATGGCGCCTTGAACCCTTCTCACGTCAACAACTTTGAGCACTCTGCAATGCTCCTCATGTTCTTCATCTTTGGAGTCATCACACTCCTCTGTGAACAGACAAG GCATCTGCCATTGTCTGAAGGTGCATTGTGCCTGATTGCTGCAGCAGCATTCACAGCAGAGTACCTCTTGTTCAACTTCCACTCGACTACGCACAAGGGGCTCGAGGGGTACTACCACCGTGTCCTGGTGCTCCTGATAGGCCTATGTATAGCATCAACTATCGCAGGAGCACTAATGCCGACCAGCTTCCCAGCTGATTTGACCAGTGGCATTGCTATAACACTCCAAGGCCTTTGGTTCTATCAGACTGCCTTCACTCTCTATGGCTCAATGATGCCGGATGGCTGTGTGCTCAACATCGACAAAATCACTTGTCGTTCCTTCGAGCACGAAGCCCGCGGCGAGCTGCTGGCTAATCTCCAGCTGTTCATTCAATTGTTTGGTGTTCTCGCTTCTGCTTCTGGTGCATATGTTTATGCACACCCCAGATTCAGCCACTGA
- the LOC121779768 gene encoding protein ENHANCED DISEASE RESISTANCE 2-like isoform X2: MSNSKVVYEGWMVRYGRRKIGRSFIHMRYFVLESRLLAYYKKKPQDNVVPTKTLLIDGNCRVEDRGLKNNHGHMVYVLSVYNKKEKYNRTTMAAFNIQEALIWKEKIESVIDQHQESQATNGNKYVSFEYKSGVDNGRNASSSEHDSQFSAAEDDDDTHRSLLRRTTIGNGPPESVYDWTKEFDSDLANQNSNNQAFSRKYWRLLQCQNGLRIFEELDEVDILPKSCSRAMKAVGVVEATCEEIFELIMGMDTTRCEWDCSFQYGSLVEEVDGHTALLYHRLQLDWFPTFVWPRDLCYVRYWRRNDDGSYVVLFRSREHENCGPQPGFVRAHIESGGYNISPLKPRNGRPRTQVQHLMQIDLKGWGVGYVSSFQQHCLLQMLNSVAGLREYYSQTDERPVAPRIPVMVNMTSVSSSSKRSKKLQSSSAHHRSPSLDQIHAANRNAVLMDEYSDEDEDLQADQEALSSAFEVEDKRTGHEEESTDQIDLSIFSGNLRRDDHDKARNCWTLSNGNNFRVRSKHFCYDKSKIPAGKHLMDLVAVDWFKDTKRMDHVARRLGCAAQVASDKGLFSIVFNLQVPGSTHYSMVFYFVSKELVPGSLLQRFVDGDDEFRNSRLKLIPSVPKGSWIVRQSVGSTPCLLGKAVDCNYIRGPKYLEVDIDIGSSTVANGVLGLVIGVITTLVVDMAFLVQANSTDELPERLIGAVRVSHIELSSAIVPVLETDSSDSQKT, from the exons ATGTCAAACTCGAAGGTGGTTTATGAAGGATGGATGGTGAGATATGGGCGCCGGAAGATTGGAAGATCATTTATTCACATGCGATATTTTGTGCTTGAGTCTAGGTTGTTGGCGTATTACAAGAAGAAGCCCCAAGACAATGTG GTGCCGACCAAGACGCTTCTTATAGATGGCAACTGTAGGGTGGAGGACCGAGGACTGAAGAACAATCATGGTCAT ATGGTGTACGTTCTGTCTGTATACAACAAGAAAGAGAAATATAATCGAACCACA ATGGCAGCTTTCAACATTCAGGAGGCACTGATTTGGAAAGAGAAAATTGAATCTGTTATTGATCAG CATCAAGAATCTCAAGCTACTAATGGTAACAAATACGTTTCTTTTGAATATAAATCTGGTGTGGATAATGGGAGGAATGCTTCATCATCAGAACATGATAGCCA GTTTAGTGCTgcagaagatgatgatgatacTCATCGAAGTTTGTTACGTAGAACAACAATAGGAAATG GCCCCCCTGAGTCCGTTTATGACTGGACAAAAGAATTTGATTCTGATTTGGCTAATCAAAATTCTAACAACCAGGCATTTTCTAGAAAGTATTGGCGCCTTCTCCAGTGCCAAAATG GTCTTCGGATATTTGAGGAGCTTGATGAAGTAGATATTCTT CCAAAGAGCTGCAGTAGAGCAATGAAAGCTGTTGGGGTGGTGGAAGCAACCTGTGAAGAAATATTTGAACTAATAATGGGCATGGATACGACACGATGCGA GTGGGATTGCAGTTTCCAGTATGGTAGCTTAGTGGAAGAAGTAGATGGACATACAGCTTTACTTTACCACAGACTTCAGTTAGATTGGTTCCCAAC GTTTGTATGGCCTCGTGACCTCTGCTATGTGCGCTATTGGCGTCGGAATGATGATGGGAGTTATG TTGTGCTATTCCGTTCTAGGGAGCATGAGAATTGTGGCCCTCAACCTGGATTTGTGCGAGCTCATATTGAAA GTGGAGGATACAATATTTCACCTCTGAAACCTCGTAATGGGAGGCCCAGAACACAGGTCCAACATCTTATGCAAATTGATCTAAAAGGCTGGGGAGTGGGTTATGTATCATCATTTCAGCAGCATTGTCTCCTTCAAATGTTAAATAGTGTTGCTG GATTGCGAGAATATTACTCTCAAACTGATGAAAGACCAGTGGCTCCTCGGATTCCTGTTATGGTTAATATGACATCAGTATCCAGCTCTTCAAAGCGGAGTAAGAAGCTCCAGTCATCTTCTGCTCACCATCGCAGTCCTTCACTTGATCAAATACATGCAGCAAACAGAAATGCTGTTTTAATGGATGAATACtctgatgaagatgaagatctCCAGGCAGATCAAGAG GCTTTGTCGTCTGCCTTTGAGGTTGAAGACAAGAGAACTG gCCATGAAGAAGAGTCTACAGACCAAATAGATTTATCCATATTCTCTGGTAACCTTCGACGTGATGATCACGATAAGGCTCGCAACTGTTGGACATTGTCTAATGGAAACAACTTCAGAGTCCGGAGCAAGCACTTCTGTTATGACaaatcaaaa ATTCCTGCAGGCAAACATCTTATGGATCTAGTTGCTGTAGATTGGTTTAAAGATACAAAAAGAATGGATCATGTAGCTCGACGCCTGGGTTGTGCAGCTCAG GTTGCTTCAGATAAAGGACTTTTCTCTATCGTGTTTAATCTTCAA GTACCTGGATCGACACACTACAGCAtggtattttattttgtgtccAAGGAACTAGTACCAGGATCTCTTTTGCAGAGGTTTGTCGATGGAGATGATGAGTTCCGCAATAGCAGGTTGAAGCTTATTCCATCAGTACCTAAG GGTTCTTGGATTGTACGCCAGAGTGTTGGCAGCACCCCTTGTTTATTGGGGAAAGCAGTTGATTGCAACTATATACGTGGTCCGAAGTATTTGGAA gTTGATATCGATATCGGTTCCTCCACTGTGGCAAATGGAGTCCTGGGCCTTGTGATTGGTGTTATTACGACACTTGTGGTCGACATGGCTTTTCTTGTACAG GCGAACAGTACAGATGAGTTGCCGGAGCGGTTGATCGGTGCTGTGAGAGTGTCTCATATAGAATTATCATCAGCTATTGTGCCGGTGCTGGAGACGGATTCTTCAGATTCACAGAAAACGTAG
- the LOC121778550 gene encoding MOB kinase activator-like 1A, whose translation MSLFGLGRNQRTFRPKKSAPSGSKGAQLRQHIDATLGSGNLREAVRLPPGEDFNEWLAVNTVDFFNQVNLLYGTLTEFCTPENCPTMSAGPKYEYRWADGVTIKKPIEVSAPKYVEYLMDWIETQLDDESLFPQRLGAPFPTNFRDVVKTIFKRLFRVYAHIYHSHFQKIVSLKEEAHLNTCFKHFILFTYEFSLIDKKELAPLQELIESIVPY comes from the exons ATGAGTCTCTTTGGCCTTGGCAG GAATCAAAGGACATTCCGGCCGAAGAAAAGTGCCCCATCAGGCAGTAAG GGTGCACAGCTTAGACAACATATTGATGCCACTTTGGGTAGTGGAAACTTGCGAGAAGCTGTAAGACTACCTCCTGGTGAAGATTTTAATGAATGGCTAGCTGTTAAca CTGTAGATTTCTTCAACCAGGTGAATCTTCTCTATGGCACCCTCACAGAGTTCTGTACGCCAGAAAACTGCCCTACAATGTCTGCTGGTCCCAA GTACGAGTACAGATGGGCGGATGGTGTAACAATAAAAAAACCTATTGAAGTTTCGGCTCCTAAATATGTCGAGTATTTGATGGACTGGATTGAGACGCAATTGGATGATGAATCCCTATTTCCTCAAAGGCTTG GTGCACCATTTCCTACTAATTTCAGGGATGTTGTGAAGACTATATTTAAGCGGCTATTCCGCGTATATGCTCATATATATCATTCACATTTTCAGAAGATTGTGAGTCTTAAGGAGGAAGCTCACTTAAATACTTGCTTCAAGCATTTTATACTTTTTACATAC GAATTTTCGCTGATAGACAAGAAGGAACTCGCTCCGCTACAAGAGCTCATTGAATCAATTGTCCCATATTAA
- the LOC121779471 gene encoding uncharacterized protein LOC121779471: MHFIASLKELVATGWKADNGFRSGYLFKLEESMRREFPNTDLRVSPHISSKLHTWKKFYSAVSSILERSGVGFNNHGDFKIDCDEHVWSEIIKADSGARFLRYKSWPYYADWKMVFGKDRATGNNAQDTDRANEICVSGSRDSNNPGAYASQPEGEDDYAGVGLNDRGPLTSRPTVSIAMQWTASVVEQGSVKGVMHLMVSSTS, encoded by the exons ATGCACTTCATAGCGTCTCTGAAAGAGTTGGTTGCTACTGGATGGAAGGCCGACAATGGATTCAGATCTGGGTATCTCTTCAAGTTGGAAGAATCCATGCGCCGCGAGTTTCCCAACACTGATTTGAGGGTCAGCCCCCACATCTCCTCGAAGCTTCACACTTGGAAAAAGTTTTACTCTGCTGTGTCCTCAATTCTGGAAAGAAGTGGTGTTGGGTTCAACAACCACGGCGACTTCAAGATCGACTGTGACGAGCATGTTTGGAGTGAAATAATCAAG GCTGACAGTGGTGCTCGTTTTCTTCGTTACAAGTCGTGGCCGTATTATGCTGACTGGAAGATGGTGTTCGGGAAGGATCGGGCTACCGGCAACAACGCACAAGATACTGACCGTGCAAATGAAATTTGTGTCTCTGGATCTCGTGATTCCAACAACCCCGGCGCGTATGCAAGCCAACCGGAAGGAGAAGATGACTACGCCGGAGTGGGTTTGAATGACCGTGGCCCCCTGACGAGCAGACCGACAGTGTCTATAGCAATGCAGTGGACAGCGAGCGTCGTGGAGCAAGGAAGCGTAAAAGGGGTGATGCACTTGATGGTCTCATCGACGTCTTAG
- the LOC121779768 gene encoding protein ENHANCED DISEASE RESISTANCE 2-like isoform X1, with protein sequence MSNSKVVYEGWMVRYGRRKIGRSFIHMRYFVLESRLLAYYKKKPQDNVVPTKTLLIDGNCRVEDRGLKNNHGHMVYVLSVYNKKEKYNRTTMAAFNIQEALIWKEKIESVIDQHQESQATNGNKYVSFEYKSGVDNGRNASSSEHDSQFSAAEDDDDTHRSLLRRTTIGNAGPPESVYDWTKEFDSDLANQNSNNQAFSRKYWRLLQCQNGLRIFEELDEVDILPKSCSRAMKAVGVVEATCEEIFELIMGMDTTRCEWDCSFQYGSLVEEVDGHTALLYHRLQLDWFPTFVWPRDLCYVRYWRRNDDGSYVVLFRSREHENCGPQPGFVRAHIESGGYNISPLKPRNGRPRTQVQHLMQIDLKGWGVGYVSSFQQHCLLQMLNSVAGLREYYSQTDERPVAPRIPVMVNMTSVSSSSKRSKKLQSSSAHHRSPSLDQIHAANRNAVLMDEYSDEDEDLQADQEALSSAFEVEDKRTGHEEESTDQIDLSIFSGNLRRDDHDKARNCWTLSNGNNFRVRSKHFCYDKSKIPAGKHLMDLVAVDWFKDTKRMDHVARRLGCAAQVASDKGLFSIVFNLQVPGSTHYSMVFYFVSKELVPGSLLQRFVDGDDEFRNSRLKLIPSVPKGSWIVRQSVGSTPCLLGKAVDCNYIRGPKYLEVDIDIGSSTVANGVLGLVIGVITTLVVDMAFLVQANSTDELPERLIGAVRVSHIELSSAIVPVLETDSSDSQKT encoded by the exons ATGTCAAACTCGAAGGTGGTTTATGAAGGATGGATGGTGAGATATGGGCGCCGGAAGATTGGAAGATCATTTATTCACATGCGATATTTTGTGCTTGAGTCTAGGTTGTTGGCGTATTACAAGAAGAAGCCCCAAGACAATGTG GTGCCGACCAAGACGCTTCTTATAGATGGCAACTGTAGGGTGGAGGACCGAGGACTGAAGAACAATCATGGTCAT ATGGTGTACGTTCTGTCTGTATACAACAAGAAAGAGAAATATAATCGAACCACA ATGGCAGCTTTCAACATTCAGGAGGCACTGATTTGGAAAGAGAAAATTGAATCTGTTATTGATCAG CATCAAGAATCTCAAGCTACTAATGGTAACAAATACGTTTCTTTTGAATATAAATCTGGTGTGGATAATGGGAGGAATGCTTCATCATCAGAACATGATAGCCA GTTTAGTGCTgcagaagatgatgatgatacTCATCGAAGTTTGTTACGTAGAACAACAATAGGAAATG CAGGCCCCCCTGAGTCCGTTTATGACTGGACAAAAGAATTTGATTCTGATTTGGCTAATCAAAATTCTAACAACCAGGCATTTTCTAGAAAGTATTGGCGCCTTCTCCAGTGCCAAAATG GTCTTCGGATATTTGAGGAGCTTGATGAAGTAGATATTCTT CCAAAGAGCTGCAGTAGAGCAATGAAAGCTGTTGGGGTGGTGGAAGCAACCTGTGAAGAAATATTTGAACTAATAATGGGCATGGATACGACACGATGCGA GTGGGATTGCAGTTTCCAGTATGGTAGCTTAGTGGAAGAAGTAGATGGACATACAGCTTTACTTTACCACAGACTTCAGTTAGATTGGTTCCCAAC GTTTGTATGGCCTCGTGACCTCTGCTATGTGCGCTATTGGCGTCGGAATGATGATGGGAGTTATG TTGTGCTATTCCGTTCTAGGGAGCATGAGAATTGTGGCCCTCAACCTGGATTTGTGCGAGCTCATATTGAAA GTGGAGGATACAATATTTCACCTCTGAAACCTCGTAATGGGAGGCCCAGAACACAGGTCCAACATCTTATGCAAATTGATCTAAAAGGCTGGGGAGTGGGTTATGTATCATCATTTCAGCAGCATTGTCTCCTTCAAATGTTAAATAGTGTTGCTG GATTGCGAGAATATTACTCTCAAACTGATGAAAGACCAGTGGCTCCTCGGATTCCTGTTATGGTTAATATGACATCAGTATCCAGCTCTTCAAAGCGGAGTAAGAAGCTCCAGTCATCTTCTGCTCACCATCGCAGTCCTTCACTTGATCAAATACATGCAGCAAACAGAAATGCTGTTTTAATGGATGAATACtctgatgaagatgaagatctCCAGGCAGATCAAGAG GCTTTGTCGTCTGCCTTTGAGGTTGAAGACAAGAGAACTG gCCATGAAGAAGAGTCTACAGACCAAATAGATTTATCCATATTCTCTGGTAACCTTCGACGTGATGATCACGATAAGGCTCGCAACTGTTGGACATTGTCTAATGGAAACAACTTCAGAGTCCGGAGCAAGCACTTCTGTTATGACaaatcaaaa ATTCCTGCAGGCAAACATCTTATGGATCTAGTTGCTGTAGATTGGTTTAAAGATACAAAAAGAATGGATCATGTAGCTCGACGCCTGGGTTGTGCAGCTCAG GTTGCTTCAGATAAAGGACTTTTCTCTATCGTGTTTAATCTTCAA GTACCTGGATCGACACACTACAGCAtggtattttattttgtgtccAAGGAACTAGTACCAGGATCTCTTTTGCAGAGGTTTGTCGATGGAGATGATGAGTTCCGCAATAGCAGGTTGAAGCTTATTCCATCAGTACCTAAG GGTTCTTGGATTGTACGCCAGAGTGTTGGCAGCACCCCTTGTTTATTGGGGAAAGCAGTTGATTGCAACTATATACGTGGTCCGAAGTATTTGGAA gTTGATATCGATATCGGTTCCTCCACTGTGGCAAATGGAGTCCTGGGCCTTGTGATTGGTGTTATTACGACACTTGTGGTCGACATGGCTTTTCTTGTACAG GCGAACAGTACAGATGAGTTGCCGGAGCGGTTGATCGGTGCTGTGAGAGTGTCTCATATAGAATTATCATCAGCTATTGTGCCGGTGCTGGAGACGGATTCTTCAGATTCACAGAAAACGTAG